From the genome of Miscanthus floridulus cultivar M001 chromosome 10, ASM1932011v1, whole genome shotgun sequence, one region includes:
- the LOC136486572 gene encoding NAC domain-containing protein 68-like, translating into MDFSKPTASEASMELGPGFKFKPTEEEIVMRYLRPRAVNEPLPSAFIIDVDILSRNPWDLVPEGSVEKYFFCQRVQRWTHGNRYNRAAGDGHWRASGKDVPIFSNIINGGIPLMVGLKKTLVFYLGKAGAGENTEWVMQEYSLVQAGLTPYPVIGPNGTNNLGEHSLDAVAITKKKDNLSEALCNATTSVPEVVPVMINPDDSWVVCHIYKKKKRAPRAIAQRYNLADGGQVRFFNFLGQGNSDGTSSSGSRAEHTNREGKG; encoded by the exons ATGGATTTCTCTAAGCCCACAGCAAGTGAAGCCTCCATGGAACTTGGGCCAGGGTTTAAGTTTAAACCCACTGAAGAGGAGATCGTGATGCGCTACCTTCGTCCACGTGCGGTGAATGAACCACTCCCCTCAGCATTCATTATTGATGTGGATATCCTAAGCCGCAACCCTTGGGATCTAGTACCAG AGGGATCTGTGGAGAAATACTTCTTTTGTCAAAGAGTACAAAGATGGACACATGGAAACCGGTACAATCGTGCAGCAGGTGATGGACACTGGAGGGCATCGGGTAAAGATGTGCCCATCTTTAGCAATATCATCAATGGTGGAATACCTTTGATGGTTGGGCTAAAGAAAACACTGGTGTTCTACCTTGGCAAGGCAGGAGCTGGTGAGAATACAGAATGGGTCATGCAAGAATATAGCCTTGTTCAAGCCGGCCTCACACCGTATCCTGTGATTGGGCCCAATGGAACCAATAACTTAGGAGAACACAGTCTTGATGCAGTGGCAATCACAAAG AAAAAGGATAATCTCTCTGAAGCTCTCTGCAATGCTACTACAAGTGTGCCCGAGGTTGTTCCTGTCATGATTAATCCAGATGACTCCTGGGTTGTCTGtcacatctacaagaagaagaagcgtGCACCACGTGCCATTGCCCAACGTTACAATCTTGCAGATGGAGGGCAGGTCCGCTTCTTCAACTTCCTTGGGCAGGGTAATTCAGATGGAACTTCTAGCTCAGGCAGCCGCGCCGAACATACCAATAGAGAAGGCAAAGGATAA